From the Alteromonas sp. CI.11.F.A3 genome, the window AAGGTAATAAGCTTGGCGAGGCATTCAGCAATGTAAATATAGGTTCAATGGTGAAGTAACCAATTAACGCCAACGTACCCACCAATAAGGCAGAAAGCATTAGTGAACCAGTCGCGTAATTCTTTGACTCGCTCAATTCGCCACTGCCTTGCAGTTTGCCAATAATAGCCGACGTGCCAATGCCTAACCCAATATTCAAACTAATAACGGTAAAGGTGACGGGAAAGGTAAAACTAATGGCAGCCAAAGGTTCTGTACCTAATAAACTGACAAAGAAGGTATCGATTAACCCGAAGCTCATCATCATGACCATGCCCAGTATCATAGGTATTGTCATGCGTTTTAGGGTAGAAGGAATATCACCGTTTAAAAGATTCGCGGTTCGGCTCGGGGACTCGTCTGTTTTCACAAACCCTCTCAATAGTTGATTGGTAGAAATAACTGGCGCTAATAAATAAGTGGCTATCGTAAATAACTAAACTTGCCTTACAACAAGAAGCTGACAGTAGTCTATGTGAGACTGACCACATTGGCTATGTTAAATCGACCAAGCTAAGTTTGGGCTAGATCAGGTGCCGGTTTTCACACCAGCGCATTGTTAAAATTAATACTATTGACTAATTTACACGTTTTAACGTGAACATTGGCGAAGATGTCACTGACAACGCTTTTTTAATAGCTAACGCTTGAAGGCTTATCAACTTAGTTTATGAAATAAGCCAATTTAGTGTAATGACAATTTCATTACGGCTAGATTGCGCTTTTAAGACAGTCTATCGGTCGATTACACCTAAGTTGCCGTAGAAGCTACACCACACAAAATGTAAAATTTATGTAAACCTTTCATTTCTTACTGTTATATCGTTGAAAAAGTAACTGATAGTCGACGAATTAACACACAAGATATTTTTTGTCCAACAGATCTATTAAGATCTTAACTAGAGATCTAGCATAAACAAGTAAATCATTGATATAATTCTGTTTTTAGTAAAAACAGGTTAGTGGAGCTTACGATCATGACCACGATGATCTTACCAATTTATCCTCAAGTTAATAACTATCAACATAGTTATCCACAGAATTAGTGGATAAGTAGCTCTACCCCAGCAATTACGCCCTATGCTGGGTAACCCCTTCCTAATTATGTAAGTGAAGACTAACCTTGAGATACTAAGCCGTAGGTTACATATTTATTAAACACTGTACACAATACCAGTATACAAAACATTTTTTATTCTATTTTATTATATAGGTTTCGTATTTTGCTACTCCAAAAAACGAGTCGCTGTTCGTTAATATTCACTCCTTCGATAATACAGTTAAATACGGCGATACGAATACTCGCTCAGTAATTAAGCATCACTTTCTTGGTTTTGGTGCAAATTTGAGCACAAAACCCCTGAAAAGCTATTTTTTGACCACTTAGCATAAAAAATTGATTAAGGTTGTTGACAGAAACCCAGATGCTCTTTAATATTCCGCCCCGTTGAAAAGCAGGTCCCCTTTAGCTCAGTTGGTTAGAGCGACGGACTGTTAATCCGCAGGTCCCCCGTTCGAATCGGGGAAGGGGAGCCAACTTTTCATCGACAACTTTAAGTGCAATTCCCCCTTAGCTCAGTTGGTTAGAGCGACGGACTGTTAATCCGCAGGTCCCCCGTTCGAATCGGGGAGGGGGAGCCACTTGGTTGGCTCATTACCGCTTTATACTCCTTCTATTATCTCATACGTTTTTTTCTTCCCGAAATAGCTTATATATTCATTAAATAACCCTAATTCAATCAAGTTGTTAATCTGCGCCTAAAAAGCGATAATAGACAAATTATTCCTGTTTCAATTTCGAGTACGGCCATTATGCCGAGACTCAACTAATTCCTCGTAGGAATTGCGATTTTCATGACTGAATTTTTATTACTATTAATTGGTACCGTATTAGTTAATAACTTCGTGCTGGTGAAGTTTCTTGGCTTATGCCCTTTTATGGGTGTGTCGAGCAAACTCGAAACCGCCATGGGCATGTCTATGGCCACCACGTTTGTGTTAACGCTAGCCTCGGCCACAAGCTACTTAGTAGAGACTTATCTACTTGCGCCCTTAGGTATTGGCTACTTACGAACATTGGCGTTTATTTTAGTGATTGCTGTTGTGGTTCAGTTCACCGAGATGGTGGTGCATAAAACCAGCCCTACCCTTTACCGCTTATTAGGTATTTTCCTTCCTCTTATTACCACCAATTGCGCTGTGCTTGGTGTTGCTTTGCTGAACCTTACCGAGCAGCATAACTTCATGGAAAGCCTTATTTATGGCTTTGGGGCGGCTGTGGGGTTTTCCTTAGTGCTTGTTCTATTTGCGGCCATGCGAGAACGTTTAGCTGCTGCCGATGTGCCTGTTTCATTTAAAGGGGCATCGATTGCAATGATAACGGCGGGTCTTATGTCATTGGCATTTATGGGCTTTAGCGGTTTGGTGAAAGTATAATGACCATGACATACGCCATCATCGCATTAGGCGCGCTTGCGCTTCTCTTCGGTTTAATTTTAGGTTATGCCAGTATTCGATTTAAGGTGGAAGGCGACCCATTGGTTGATCAAATCGATGAAATATTGCCCCAAACTCAATGTGGACAATGTGGCTACCCTGGTTGCAAACCCTATGCAGAAGCCATTGCTAATGGTGATGAAATTAATAAATGCCCCCCAGGTGGTGAGTCGACCATAAAAAAACTTGCCGATTTGATGGGGGTAGAACCAAAACCTCTCGATGCGGCTCACGGCGAAGAAGATACGAAAAAAGTCGCCTTCATTCGAGAAGACGAATGTATTGGTTGTACCAAGTGTATTCAAGCATGCCCCGTTGACGCCATATTAGGTGCAGCAAAGCATATGCATACAGTGATTGTCGAAGAATGTACGGGCTGCGATTTATGTGTAGATCCCTGCCCAGTAGACTGTATCGATATGGTGCCTGTTACACCAACCACAGCAACATGGAAGTGGGATTTTTCCTCATCACCTAAAGGTGACATTCCAATTAAAATGGTGTCGTAAGCGTTGAACTACCCAGATTTTGATAACATTATTGAACGCCTAAATTCAGGGAAACTCTTTTCGTTCCCAGGCGGCGTGCACCCTGATGATAAAAAGAGACTGTCGAACAAGGCCGCTATTGTGCAGCCAACAATGCCAGATCTGCTTACATTGCCCATACGTCAACATGTAGGTTCAGAAGGTATATGCTGCGTTAATGTAGGTGACTATGTTTATAAAGGCCAAGCGCTATCTAATGCTACAACACCCTATGCTGTGCCAGTGCATGCGCCCACCTCGGGGCATATCGTTGCTATAGCACCTCACGTGGTTGCTCATCCTAGTGGTCTTACGGAAATGTGCGTTAGCATTAAGCCCGATGATAAAGAGACGTGGGGCGAGCTATCACCTTTAGCTGATTATACTGCGGTAGATAAAAATACGATTGTAGATGCCATCTGCCAAGCCGGCATTTCTGGCATGGGAGGCGCAGGCTTTCCTACCCATATTAAAACCGCCACCAGTAAGCCCGTTGAGTTTTTAGTGCTAAACGGCGTTGAGTGCGAACCTTACATTACTGCAGATGATCGCCTTATGCGCGAACACGCGTGGCAGATTCGCCAAGGCTTAGACATTTTAGCGCATATCATTGAGCCTAAAGCGATTGTTATTGCTGTTGAAGATAACAAGCCAGAAGCAATTCAAGCACTTAACATTGCCTGCCAAGATAAAGACGCCTATCGGGTAGTGCCCATTGAAACAAAATACCCTGCTGGCGGTGAGAAACAATTAATTCAAGTTATCACAGGCCGCGAAGTACCCCGTAATGGTCTACCGGCAGACATTGGCGTCATGATGTTTAACGTTGGGACCTGCTTTGCCATTGCCGACGCTATTTTACATGGCAAGCCACTTATTGAACGTATTGTCACAGTAACCGGCGATGCCGTTGCTAAGCCTGCCAATTTTCGCACGCTACTTGGCACACCGGTAAAGCATTTGCTCGACGAAGCCAATTACCAAGTTAAAAAGCAAACGTCCCCAAAAGTGATTATGGGTGGCCCCATGATGGGCTTTGCCTTAGCAGATGCCACCATACCCGTGGTAAAAACCACAAACTGCTTACTAGTACCTAGTAAAAAAGAATTAGTAGACGATAACGCCGAACGCCCGTGTATTCGTTGTAGTGCGTGTGCTGACGCATGCCCTGCCTCGTTGTTACCACAACAAATGTTTTGGCACGCCAAAGCGAAAGAATACGACAAAGCTGAAGAGTATGACCTTTTCGACTGTATTGAATGCGGCGCGTGCGCTTATGTATGCCCTAGTGAAATACCTTTGGTGCATTATTATCGCCAAGCTAAATCAGAAATTCGATTACAACGAGACGAAAAGAACAAAGCGGAAAAAGCGAAACAACGTTTTGAAGCACGAAATGAGCGCCTAGAACGAGAAAAAGAAGAGCGTGAAGCGAAACACCGCCGCGCTAAAGAAGCACGACTCGCCGCGAAGAGTAATGCTAATAGCGGATCTACATCGACGGCTCCTTCCACAGAGCAAAATAGCTCTAAAGATAAAGTCGCGGCTGCATTAGCCCGAGCCAAAGCGAAAAAAGCCGCCCTCCAGAGCGCTAATTCTGACGAAACAAGCGTGGCTGACGCAAAACCTGCATCCCCAAGTACCACAGCTAGCGCAGGTACTTCCGCAAGCTCACCTGCTGATGATAAAAAAGCCCAGGTAGCCGCCGCCATAGCACGAGCTAAGGCGAAAAAGGCTCAGAAGCTTAGCGAATCAACAGCTGATGCCCCTAAAGCTACTGTCGATTTATCTAAATCTCAAATGACAGCGCAGGTAGAACAACACGCCCCTGAACGCCCAATTGACACCAAAAGCGAAAATACAAATACGCCTGCCGACGACAAGAAAGCACAAGTTGCCGCTGCTATAGCGCGAGCAAAAGCGAAAAAAGCAGCTCGTCAACTACAAGGTGAAAGTAGCACCGAGGTAGTTGCAAACGAATTACCACAAAGTCAGCCAAAAGAAGACGGTTCTGACACAGCTTCATCAACGCAGTCGCAAGATGAGAAAAAAGCCCGGGTAGCCGCAGCAATTGCTAAAGCGAAAGCTAAAAAAGCAGAATTACAAAAACAGCAGAAGCGTGGCGATTTAGAAACACCTAAAATAGCCTCAACAGATGCTGAAGCTACTATTGAGCCCAAGGCTGACCTTATCAATACACAAAGCGAAAAGCCGCTTGATAAGCTAAGCAGTAGCGCTGACAGGGTTGAAAAAGAAGCAAACAGCGAAACCAGTAGCAACGCTGATGACAAGAAAGCCCGAATAGCCGCGGCGGTAGCTAAGGCAAAAGCGAAAAAACGGTTAGCTGAATCTCAGAATCCTCAAGCAGACGACGTGGCCACTGCTAATCAAAATATTGAGGCTGAGCAACAAAAGGTAACAGAGAACGCAGAGCCATCTGCACCTACCCACGAGGCCAAGCAAAGCGCTCCACAGTCAGTAACATCTGAAGAGGCAAACAGTCCTGCCCTTGAGAAAAAGCGCCGTATTGCCGCAGCGGTCGCTAAGGCTAAAGCTAAAAAAGCAGCTGCAGAAAGTGAGAACAATCAATCATGAAGTTAACCTTATCTAGTTCTCCCTATCAAAGAGTGAAGCGCGATACTGGCCAAGTTATGCGCTTAGTCATTTACGCCATGGTGCCAGGAATTATTGCCCAAACCGTATTTTTTGGATGGGGTACACTCATTCAAGCCTTTTTAGCGGTAGCCAGTGCACTGGTTTTTGAAGGGGTTATTTTATGGTTACGTAAACGTCCTATCGAGCGTACGTTAACCGACTACTCTGCCATATTAACCGGCCTGCTAATTGCCATTAGTATTCCCCCTACCCTGCCATGGTGGATGACGATTACAGGCGTATTTTTCGCCATTGCCGTCACCAAACAAGTGTACGGCGGTTTAGGGTTTAACATTTTCAATCCAGCGATGATTGGCTATGTAGTGCTATTAATCTCGTTCCCTGCGGCCATGAGTTTATGGTTGCCACCCCAGCACCTAGCAAGCTTAACACCTAGCTTCTTAGACTCTGCAGCACTTATATTTACCGACTTTTCTACCACCGGCTACGATGTTACCCAGTTGCGTACTGTGGCTGGCGGGGTTGCAGACGGAGTAACAATGGCCACACCGCTCGACACGTTGAAGACTGATTTAACCTTGGGCATTACTTACTCAGAATCATTGCTTAGACCTATTTTTTCCACTGGGCTATTTCAATCTGCCGGTGCAGGCTGGGGATGGGTAAGCTTAAGTTATCTACTTGGCGGCCTGTGGCTTGTACGATTAAAAGTGATTAGCTGGCACATTCCAGGCAGCATGCTGGCGTCTGTAGCGGCGTTTTCATTATTGCTTTATATGGTTGATGCCGATCATTATGCATCGCCGCTTTTTCATTTAATTAATGGCGCAGTGATAGTAGGTGCATTCTTTATTGCCACCGATCCGGTATCAGCTTCTACCACCCCCAAAGGGCGTATTATCTATGGCGCAGCCATTGGCTTTTGGGTGGTTATCATTCGAGTTTTCGGCGGTTACCCAGACGCCATTGCTTTTGCAGTCATTATCATGAACATGGTAGTGCCGCTGATTGATTACTATACCCGCCCCCGCACATACGGGCATCAGGTTACCAAAAAAGCAAGGCGAGTAGAGTAAATGGTAAAAGAGACGCTAATAAAAAATGGTTTGATGTTAAGCGCGTTTGCGATAGTCGGTACTGCGCTCATCGCCCTTACCTACAACGGTACGGCCGATCGCATTGCACAACAACAAAAGCAAAAATTGCTTAGCATATTAAATGAAGTGGTGCCGCATGAGTTACATGACAATGAGCTCTATGCCGATTGCACTTCAGTAGTAAGTTCGAATTTAGGTACGCAAGAGCCTCATACGGCCTATCGTGCACGGATAAACGGCGAACCGGCAGCCCTAGCCATTGAAGCTACAGCACCAGATGGTTATAGCGGTGATATTGCGCTAGTCATTGGGGTAGATACGCAAATGAATGTGCTAGGTGTTCGTGTGTTGGAACACAAAGAAACCCCAGGGTTGGGTGATAAAATTGAATTGGCAATCAGCGACTGGATAACCTCATTCACCGGAAAACACTTCTCGGTAAGTGCCCTACCAGTATGGCAAGTGAAGAAAGACGGCGGCGAGTTCGATCAATTCACTGGCGCTACAATAACGCCACGAGCAGTAGTGAGTGCTGTGAAAAATGCACTCCTGTATGTGCAAGACAATCAACAAACCTTATTTTCTGCCCCTAACTTGTGCGGTATCGAAAATGACCTATTACCAACTAATGAGGTGTTAAGCGAATGACAGATTATCGCGACCTTACCCTCCAAGGTATTTGGAAGAACAACCCTGCGCTAGTTCAACTTCTCGGCCTATGCCCGTTGCTAGCGGTTACTGCCACCTTCATCAATGGATTAGGATTAGGCTTAGCCACTACCCTTGTATTAATTGGCAGCAACGTCACCGTTTCATTGGTGCGAAATATCGTTCGTAACG encodes:
- the rsxA gene encoding electron transport complex subunit RsxA, producing the protein MTEFLLLLIGTVLVNNFVLVKFLGLCPFMGVSSKLETAMGMSMATTFVLTLASATSYLVETYLLAPLGIGYLRTLAFILVIAVVVQFTEMVVHKTSPTLYRLLGIFLPLITTNCAVLGVALLNLTEQHNFMESLIYGFGAAVGFSLVLVLFAAMRERLAAADVPVSFKGASIAMITAGLMSLAFMGFSGLVKV
- the rsxB gene encoding electron transport complex subunit RsxB, which translates into the protein MTMTYAIIALGALALLFGLILGYASIRFKVEGDPLVDQIDEILPQTQCGQCGYPGCKPYAEAIANGDEINKCPPGGESTIKKLADLMGVEPKPLDAAHGEEDTKKVAFIREDECIGCTKCIQACPVDAILGAAKHMHTVIVEECTGCDLCVDPCPVDCIDMVPVTPTTATWKWDFSSSPKGDIPIKMVS
- the rsxC gene encoding electron transport complex subunit RsxC codes for the protein MNYPDFDNIIERLNSGKLFSFPGGVHPDDKKRLSNKAAIVQPTMPDLLTLPIRQHVGSEGICCVNVGDYVYKGQALSNATTPYAVPVHAPTSGHIVAIAPHVVAHPSGLTEMCVSIKPDDKETWGELSPLADYTAVDKNTIVDAICQAGISGMGGAGFPTHIKTATSKPVEFLVLNGVECEPYITADDRLMREHAWQIRQGLDILAHIIEPKAIVIAVEDNKPEAIQALNIACQDKDAYRVVPIETKYPAGGEKQLIQVITGREVPRNGLPADIGVMMFNVGTCFAIADAILHGKPLIERIVTVTGDAVAKPANFRTLLGTPVKHLLDEANYQVKKQTSPKVIMGGPMMGFALADATIPVVKTTNCLLVPSKKELVDDNAERPCIRCSACADACPASLLPQQMFWHAKAKEYDKAEEYDLFDCIECGACAYVCPSEIPLVHYYRQAKSEIRLQRDEKNKAEKAKQRFEARNERLEREKEEREAKHRRAKEARLAAKSNANSGSTSTAPSTEQNSSKDKVAAALARAKAKKAALQSANSDETSVADAKPASPSTTASAGTSASSPADDKKAQVAAAIARAKAKKAQKLSESTADAPKATVDLSKSQMTAQVEQHAPERPIDTKSENTNTPADDKKAQVAAAIARAKAKKAARQLQGESSTEVVANELPQSQPKEDGSDTASSTQSQDEKKARVAAAIAKAKAKKAELQKQQKRGDLETPKIASTDAEATIEPKADLINTQSEKPLDKLSSSADRVEKEANSETSSNADDKKARIAAAVAKAKAKKRLAESQNPQADDVATANQNIEAEQQKVTENAEPSAPTHEAKQSAPQSVTSEEANSPALEKKRRIAAAVAKAKAKKAAAESENNQS
- the rsxD gene encoding electron transport complex subunit RsxD, producing MKLTLSSSPYQRVKRDTGQVMRLVIYAMVPGIIAQTVFFGWGTLIQAFLAVASALVFEGVILWLRKRPIERTLTDYSAILTGLLIAISIPPTLPWWMTITGVFFAIAVTKQVYGGLGFNIFNPAMIGYVVLLISFPAAMSLWLPPQHLASLTPSFLDSAALIFTDFSTTGYDVTQLRTVAGGVADGVTMATPLDTLKTDLTLGITYSESLLRPIFSTGLFQSAGAGWGWVSLSYLLGGLWLVRLKVISWHIPGSMLASVAAFSLLLYMVDADHYASPLFHLINGAVIVGAFFIATDPVSASTTPKGRIIYGAAIGFWVVIIRVFGGYPDAIAFAVIIMNMVVPLIDYYTRPRTYGHQVTKKARRVE
- the rsxG gene encoding electron transport complex subunit RsxG gives rise to the protein MVKETLIKNGLMLSAFAIVGTALIALTYNGTADRIAQQQKQKLLSILNEVVPHELHDNELYADCTSVVSSNLGTQEPHTAYRARINGEPAALAIEATAPDGYSGDIALVIGVDTQMNVLGVRVLEHKETPGLGDKIELAISDWITSFTGKHFSVSALPVWQVKKDGGEFDQFTGATITPRAVVSAVKNALLYVQDNQQTLFSAPNLCGIENDLLPTNEVLSE